In a single window of the Lebetimonas sp. JH292 genome:
- the selB gene encoding selenocysteine-specific translation elongation factor — protein MRNIIIGTAGHVDHGKTSLIEAMTGYNGDELKEEKERGITIDLSFTNMKRDDVNVAFIDVPGHEKLVKNMISGAFGFDATLFAIDANEGVMPQTIEHLEVLDILKVKNIIVALTKIDLASEEIIEKRKKEIKELIAKFKNLKLLDIIPTSTKMPETIENLKNYLFNLPPRNITHSKFFRYYIDRVFSLKGIGTVVTGTVLSGKVRLKDKVYINETATVTTVKNLQVHGENVSVAHTHQRLAINLNISHNELKKGYLLSTKGYLRGFKLIDVYISPVEGKEIKHNMGVLFISGAKRIPAKILMFDSNAKEGFATMKLQEKGFFVYEDPFVVLHKGRVIGGGEILNPISDPIKRNKKLLLLNALKQRDFQKAFSILVENHKKGFGLLQSYQRFNFSPDEALGIAKTLKNVFIDEENYNIFSMDVKKEIENVVKETYEKNKFAFLSPASLKLRLKWASEKLIETVLNEFVEEGFLIKEGNIYKRKDLGEVNIEKSVEHRLYSLLDNSGLTPEAPYNIYEKLNIDRKVGDQAMKNLTKAKKVVRLAHNLFVSDKNINYAMKKMREIMEKKGYIDIKTFKEEMPMSRKYIVAYLDYLDNMGDIVKVDNKRYLKK, from the coding sequence ATGAGAAATATTATTATTGGAACCGCAGGGCATGTAGACCATGGAAAAACATCTTTGATTGAGGCTATGACCGGGTATAACGGGGACGAGCTTAAAGAAGAAAAAGAGAGAGGAATTACAATCGATTTAAGCTTTACAAATATGAAAAGAGATGATGTAAATGTGGCATTTATAGACGTTCCGGGGCATGAAAAACTTGTAAAAAATATGATTAGCGGGGCGTTTGGATTTGACGCTACGCTTTTTGCAATAGATGCAAACGAAGGTGTTATGCCGCAGACCATAGAGCATTTGGAAGTACTTGATATTTTAAAAGTTAAAAATATCATTGTGGCTTTGACAAAAATAGATTTGGCAAGTGAAGAAATTATTGAAAAAAGAAAAAAAGAGATAAAAGAATTAATAGCTAAATTTAAGAATTTAAAGCTTCTTGATATTATCCCGACTTCCACTAAAATGCCTGAGACTATAGAAAATCTTAAGAATTATCTGTTTAACCTGCCTCCGAGAAATATTACACATTCCAAATTTTTCAGATACTATATAGACAGGGTGTTTTCCCTAAAAGGAATAGGAACTGTTGTAACAGGGACTGTTTTAAGCGGAAAAGTCAGACTTAAAGATAAAGTTTATATTAATGAAACGGCTACTGTTACAACGGTTAAAAACCTGCAGGTTCATGGTGAAAATGTTAGTGTTGCCCATACCCATCAAAGACTTGCCATTAATCTCAATATTTCACACAATGAACTTAAAAAAGGATATTTGTTAAGTACAAAAGGATACTTAAGAGGATTTAAATTAATTGATGTTTATATTTCCCCGGTCGAAGGTAAAGAAATTAAGCATAATATGGGAGTTTTATTTATAAGCGGTGCAAAAAGAATACCTGCGAAAATTTTGATGTTTGATTCAAATGCAAAAGAAGGTTTTGCAACTATGAAGTTGCAGGAAAAAGGATTTTTTGTTTATGAAGATCCGTTTGTGGTGCTTCATAAAGGAAGGGTTATCGGAGGAGGCGAAATTTTAAATCCTATAAGCGACCCTATTAAAAGAAATAAAAAATTATTGCTGTTAAATGCTTTAAAACAAAGGGATTTCCAAAAAGCATTTTCTATTTTGGTTGAAAATCACAAAAAAGGTTTCGGACTTCTTCAAAGTTATCAGAGATTTAATTTTTCGCCCGATGAAGCTCTCGGTATTGCAAAAACATTAAAAAATGTCTTTATAGATGAAGAAAATTATAATATTTTTTCAATGGATGTAAAAAAAGAGATAGAAAATGTGGTAAAAGAAACTTATGAAAAAAACAAATTTGCCTTTCTTTCTCCTGCATCACTGAAACTCAGATTAAAATGGGCGAGTGAAAAATTGATTGAAACTGTTTTAAATGAATTTGTGGAAGAAGGATTTTTAATAAAAGAAGGCAATATTTATAAAAGAAAAGATCTTGGTGAAGTGAATATTGAAAAATCAGTCGAGCACAGGCTTTATTCGCTTTTGGATAATTCTGGATTAACTCCCGAAGCACCTTATAATATATACGAAAAATTAAATATTGACAGAAAAGTGGGCGATCAGGCTATGAAGAACCTGACTAAGGCTAAAAAAGTTGTAAGGCTTGCCCATAATTTGTTTGTAAGTGATAAAAATATAAATTATGCAATGAAAAAAATGCGGGAAATTATGGAGAAAAAAGGATATATTGATATTAAAACATTTAAAGAAGAGATGCCTATGAGCAGAAAATATATTGTGGCTTATCTTGATTATTTGGACAATATGGGGGATATTGTTAAAGTAGATAATAAAAGGTATTTGAAGAAATAA
- a CDS encoding DsrE/DsrF/TusD sulfur relay family protein — protein sequence MKILIIFNHEPYDGSDVAWNGLRLAKVLFEKGNDVRIFLMNDAVDMARDCNKKPENYDNDLVAMLKEMYQNGIKLKVCGTCQARCGLFKNEPYFAPEIKATMKDLAAWVEEADKVITF from the coding sequence ATGAAAATTTTAATTATATTCAATCACGAACCATATGACGGAAGCGATGTAGCTTGGAACGGACTTAGACTTGCAAAAGTTTTGTTTGAAAAAGGAAACGATGTAAGAATTTTTTTAATGAATGATGCCGTGGATATGGCAAGGGATTGCAATAAAAAACCTGAAAATTATGACAACGACTTGGTTGCAATGCTTAAAGAAATGTATCAAAACGGTATAAAATTAAAAGTATGCGGCACTTGTCAGGCAAGATGCGGATTATTTAAAAACGAGCCATATTTTGCACCTGAAATCAAAGCTACAATGAAAGACTTGGCTGCCTGGGTTGAAGAAGCAGACAAAGTTATAACATTTTAA
- a CDS encoding heavy-metal-associated domain-containing protein, translated as MKKIILNLVLFCSLFGAEKVAIIKVSGMTCPLCTMAVKRSLKMTPGVIKAKVLLNTKIATVIFDDTKTTPQKLLHAIEIVGYKGKIKEIKEVK; from the coding sequence ATGAAAAAAATTATTTTAAATTTAGTATTATTTTGTTCACTTTTTGGAGCTGAAAAAGTGGCTATTATTAAAGTAAGTGGAATGACTTGTCCATTATGTACAATGGCTGTAAAAAGAAGTTTAAAAATGACACCGGGCGTTATAAAAGCAAAAGTACTACTAAACACTAAAATAGCAACGGTAATTTTTGACGATACAAAAACAACACCTCAAAAACTGTTACACGCAATAGAAATCGTAGGTTATAAAGGAAAAATAAAAGAAATTAAGGAGGTTAAATGA
- the selD gene encoding selenide, water dikinase SelD: MLKLNNNAKLTKYVRAAGUAGKLAPEELNKATKVLDGKNENLIVGFEGNEDASVYKLTDDIALVQTADFITPVVDDPFIYGQIAAANSLSDVFAMGGDVKTALNLVGFDNCHHGKDVLNEILKGGENKIKECGGVLAGGHTIETPEMIYGLSVTGTIHPQKIIRNNTLKKDDVIVLTKPLGMGILTTAIKADLIDKTVASEVAEILRTLNYKPSLIAREIGVNAMTDVTGFGLLGHLYEMSANNFTIEIEFEKVPFLKEAINQASMGIIPAGSYNNQLFLEGKVKFEKELSFEEQMILFDAQTSGGLLISASQEKVNELLKRMENEGVSAKAIATVKEFKEFPLVVK, encoded by the coding sequence ATGCTTAAATTAAATAACAACGCCAAACTTACAAAATATGTAAGAGCAGCCGGCTGAGCAGGGAAATTGGCTCCGGAGGAGCTAAACAAAGCTACAAAAGTTCTTGATGGAAAAAACGAAAATTTAATAGTCGGATTTGAAGGAAATGAGGATGCAAGTGTTTATAAATTAACAGATGATATAGCACTTGTACAAACAGCCGATTTTATTACACCTGTTGTTGACGACCCGTTTATTTACGGACAAATTGCAGCTGCAAATTCCCTAAGCGATGTGTTTGCAATGGGAGGAGATGTTAAAACTGCCCTTAATTTAGTCGGATTTGATAACTGTCATCACGGAAAAGATGTATTAAATGAAATTTTAAAAGGCGGTGAAAATAAAATAAAAGAGTGCGGCGGTGTATTAGCCGGAGGACATACAATAGAAACTCCGGAAATGATTTACGGACTTAGCGTTACAGGTACAATTCATCCTCAAAAAATTATAAGAAACAATACATTAAAAAAAGATGATGTAATTGTTTTAACAAAACCTCTTGGAATGGGAATTTTAACAACAGCAATAAAAGCGGATTTGATAGATAAAACAGTAGCCAGTGAAGTAGCTGAAATTTTAAGGACATTAAATTACAAACCAAGTCTTATCGCAAGGGAAATCGGTGTAAATGCAATGACAGATGTTACAGGATTTGGTCTTTTAGGACATTTGTATGAAATGAGCGCTAACAATTTCACTATAGAAATAGAATTTGAAAAAGTGCCTTTCTTAAAAGAAGCGATTAATCAGGCATCCATGGGAATAATTCCTGCCGGAAGTTACAATAACCAGCTATTTTTAGAAGGAAAAGTAAAATTTGAAAAAGAACTCAGTTTTGAAGAGCAGATGATACTATTTGATGCCCAGACAAGCGGAGGGCTTTTAATCAGCGCCTCTCAGGAAAAAGTTAATGAACTTTTAAAAAGAATGGAAAATGAAGGAGTGAGTGCTAAAGCAATAGCAACTGTTAAGGAATTCAAAGAGTTTCCTTTAGTTGTTAAATAA
- a CDS encoding transglutaminase domain-containing protein, with amino-acid sequence MERREFLKTGAALGMAVSIPGIVSAKDESYRRFKVEYYFNIKYDEPGFPARLWNPLPYNAPYQKVKFLRFGGNYNDYDINNKNEYDANTFYAYWEKSAMPKILTMEMEIETKDRSVPLELIKEASKKNLPYPKEVLKYLEPTAHIPTDGIVKEVAELITKGKKDRFEKVKAIYLWCTAHTFRNPKTIGCGKGEVGKMMQEQKKPTAEYIYKNGWFGGKCTDLSSLFTALTRAAGIPAREVFGIRLGKSHFDKALGKSDSKGFANITTWQHCRAEYYIPGAGWIPTDPADVTKLELVEKYPYNHPKVQKLVKKYLHSWEMNWVGFNHARDFILYPKPVQYPLNMFGYPYAEVNDDVLNYYVPKSFEYKITSQELF; translated from the coding sequence ATGGAAAGAAGAGAGTTTTTAAAAACAGGTGCAGCCTTAGGTATGGCAGTTTCTATACCTGGTATTGTAAGTGCAAAAGATGAAAGCTATAGAAGATTCAAGGTTGAATATTATTTCAACATCAAATACGACGAGCCAGGTTTTCCTGCAAGATTATGGAACCCGCTTCCATATAATGCACCATATCAAAAAGTTAAATTTTTAAGATTTGGCGGAAATTATAACGATTATGATATTAACAATAAAAATGAATATGATGCAAATACTTTTTATGCATATTGGGAAAAATCAGCTATGCCTAAAATTTTGACAATGGAAATGGAAATTGAAACAAAAGATAGAAGTGTTCCATTAGAACTAATAAAAGAAGCCAGCAAAAAAAATCTGCCATATCCAAAAGAAGTGTTAAAATATCTTGAGCCTACTGCCCATATTCCTACTGACGGAATTGTAAAAGAAGTGGCAGAACTTATCACAAAAGGTAAAAAAGATAGGTTTGAAAAAGTAAAAGCAATTTATTTATGGTGTACAGCCCATACATTCAGAAATCCAAAAACTATTGGATGCGGAAAAGGTGAAGTTGGCAAAATGATGCAAGAGCAAAAAAAACCGACAGCTGAATATATTTATAAAAACGGATGGTTTGGAGGAAAATGTACAGATTTAAGCTCACTTTTTACCGCCCTAACAAGAGCGGCAGGTATTCCTGCAAGAGAGGTTTTTGGTATCAGACTTGGAAAAAGCCATTTTGACAAAGCTCTTGGAAAAAGTGATAGTAAAGGTTTTGCAAATATTACCACTTGGCAACACTGCAGGGCTGAATATTATATTCCAGGGGCTGGATGGATACCTACAGACCCTGCTGATGTTACAAAACTTGAATTAGTTGAAAAATATCCTTACAACCACCCAAAAGTTCAAAAATTAGTAAAAAAATATCTGCATTCATGGGAAATGAACTGGGTTGGATTTAACCATGCAAGAGATTTCATACTTTATCCAAAACCTGTTCAATACCCTCTAAATATGTTTGGTTATCCGTATGCCGAGGTAAATGATGATGTGTTAAATTATTATGTTCCAAAAAGTTTTGAATATAAAATTACTTCTCAGGAACTGTTTTAA
- a CDS encoding mercuric transporter MerT family protein → MVKKLDLRNLACPEPVLKTKEALEEIEEGIIEIKLNSFSSIQNVKRFLQTQGIYFNEKKEGKDTIINAIKGYSCEIQNESKKSKSFWALIAGAAITAILASTCCLGPLLFLIFGVSVGSLSFLHIFAPYRIYFTIAAVIIIVYLWINYFFKLRKRPVCSGSICKNYVKYLSIGTVFVLIMLTYPFWAQYLFMGE, encoded by the coding sequence ATGGTAAAAAAGCTGGATTTAAGAAATTTAGCTTGTCCAGAACCTGTTCTTAAAACAAAAGAGGCATTAGAAGAAATAGAAGAAGGAATTATTGAAATAAAACTTAATTCCTTCTCTTCTATTCAGAATGTAAAAAGATTTTTGCAAACGCAAGGAATTTATTTTAATGAAAAAAAAGAAGGAAAAGATACAATAATAAATGCTATAAAAGGTTACAGTTGCGAAATTCAAAATGAAAGTAAAAAATCAAAATCTTTTTGGGCTTTAATAGCAGGTGCGGCAATAACTGCAATTTTGGCAAGCACATGCTGTTTAGGGCCTTTGCTTTTTTTGATTTTTGGAGTAAGTGTCGGAAGTCTTTCATTTTTACATATTTTCGCACCATATAGAATTTATTTTACAATTGCAGCTGTTATAATTATTGTTTATTTGTGGATAAATTATTTCTTTAAACTTAGAAAAAGACCGGTTTGCAGTGGCAGTATTTGCAAAAATTATGTAAAATATTTAAGTATTGGTACTGTTTTTGTATTAATTATGCTAACTTACCCTTTTTGGGCTCAATATCTGTTTATGGGAGAGTAA